A stretch of Imperialibacter roseus DNA encodes these proteins:
- a CDS encoding ATP-binding protein, protein MTLQSVSEKQIIERLKFENPWWVTGAIEDFYNEMPRRLYFGLFKTLAYETEVRRALILMGPRRVGKTVMLYHTVQDLIASGVPANKIIFITVESPVYLNVGLEQMLQYAMTAAGQEELSGLYVFFDEVQYLKNWEVHLKSLVDSYRTCKFIASGSAAAALKYKSLESGAGRFTDFLLPPLTFNEYIHLKGLENLIRPSKVAWRGADIDFYSTTHIEELNKHFIDYMNFGGYPEVIFSEKIQANPGRFIRQDVIDKVLLRDLPSLYGIRDVQELNSLFTTIAYNTGNEFSLETLSKESGGVKKQTIKTYVEYLESAFLIKTVRRVGQDAKRFQRDNFFKMYLTNPSLRAALFSPMSATDDMIGNMVETAIYAQWMHRDWFTPWYARWQNGEVDLVALSEAKFEPLWALEVKWSNRYFEKPRALKSLLKFSAENGLKHVLVTTIDKEGSKELEGVSLHYFPAATYAYTVGKNTLKMKGG, encoded by the coding sequence ATGACTTTACAGTCTGTATCGGAGAAGCAAATCATAGAACGCCTCAAGTTTGAGAACCCGTGGTGGGTCACCGGGGCGATCGAGGATTTCTATAACGAGATGCCCAGGAGGCTGTATTTCGGCCTGTTCAAAACGCTGGCCTACGAAACGGAGGTGCGCAGGGCCCTGATATTGATGGGGCCACGGCGGGTGGGCAAAACAGTCATGCTGTATCATACCGTGCAGGATTTGATTGCTTCAGGTGTTCCCGCCAATAAGATCATCTTTATTACGGTGGAAAGCCCTGTTTATCTGAATGTAGGGCTGGAGCAAATGCTGCAATACGCCATGACGGCAGCTGGCCAGGAAGAGCTGTCTGGTCTTTATGTGTTCTTCGACGAGGTTCAATACCTGAAAAACTGGGAGGTTCACCTCAAGTCGCTGGTTGACAGCTACCGGACATGCAAATTCATAGCGTCGGGTTCAGCGGCAGCGGCGTTAAAGTACAAGAGCTTGGAAAGCGGGGCGGGCCGGTTCACGGATTTCCTGCTTCCGCCGCTCACCTTCAACGAGTACATCCATTTGAAAGGGCTGGAAAATTTAATCAGGCCTTCAAAGGTAGCCTGGCGGGGGGCTGATATCGACTTCTATTCTACCACCCATATTGAGGAGCTCAATAAACATTTTATTGACTACATGAATTTTGGAGGCTACCCGGAAGTCATTTTTTCGGAGAAGATTCAGGCCAACCCGGGGCGGTTTATCAGGCAGGATGTGATCGACAAGGTGCTGCTGAGGGATTTGCCAAGTTTGTATGGCATTCGGGATGTGCAGGAGTTGAACTCGCTGTTTACCACCATTGCGTACAATACTGGCAACGAGTTTTCGCTGGAGACGCTGAGTAAAGAATCGGGAGGCGTGAAGAAGCAGACGATCAAGACCTATGTCGAGTATTTGGAGTCTGCGTTTTTGATCAAGACGGTCAGAAGAGTAGGGCAGGATGCCAAGCGGTTTCAGCGGGATAACTTTTTTAAGATGTACCTCACCAACCCATCCCTTCGGGCGGCTTTGTTCTCGCCTATGTCCGCCACCGACGATATGATTGGCAACATGGTGGAAACGGCGATCTATGCCCAATGGATGCACCGTGACTGGTTCACTCCGTGGTATGCCAGGTGGCAAAATGGGGAAGTGGATTTGGTTGCTCTGTCGGAGGCTAAGTTTGAGCCGCTGTGGGCGCTGGAGGTGAAGTGGTCGAACAGGTACTTCGAAAAGCCCAGAGCGTTAAAAAGTTTGCTGAAGTTCAGTGCCGAAAATGGTCTGAAACATGTGCTGGTGACCACCATCGATAAGGAAGGAAGCAAAGAGCTTGAGGGAGTCAGTTTGCACTATTTTCCGGCAGCCACTTATGCTTATACCGTTGGCAAGAATACTTTGAAAATGAAGGGCGGGTAA
- a CDS encoding dihydrofolate reductase family protein, producing MSSTPSKVTLHMVSSLDGFIARKDNDVSWIETPDTYERGIDLTDEQITTFLEGIDCYVMGAKTYEHALALGWPYGNKPVIVLTRRPLKSARVNVSFYKGNLEKLVTDRLKPAYKNIWVVGGAVIARDLLRARLVDEIIVTVKSMLLGEGLLFFDYIGVEQPLHLKDVTAYKNGMVELWYEVKRN from the coding sequence ATGAGCTCCACCCCGTCCAAAGTCACCCTACACATGGTCTCCAGCCTCGACGGCTTTATTGCCAGAAAGGACAACGACGTGTCGTGGATTGAAACGCCTGATACGTATGAAAGGGGTATCGACCTAACTGACGAACAAATCACAACCTTTCTCGAGGGCATCGACTGCTATGTAATGGGTGCTAAAACCTATGAACATGCCCTGGCACTGGGCTGGCCCTACGGAAATAAGCCGGTAATAGTCCTCACCAGGCGACCGCTGAAGTCCGCCAGGGTGAATGTCTCTTTTTATAAAGGCAACCTTGAAAAGCTGGTCACTGATCGGCTGAAGCCCGCCTACAAAAACATCTGGGTGGTAGGTGGCGCTGTCATAGCCCGGGACTTGCTTCGGGCCAGACTAGTTGACGAAATCATCGTTACAGTAAAGTCGATGCTATTGGGAGAAGGGCTCTTGTTTTTTGACTACATAGGCGTGGAGCAGCCCCTGCACCTCAAGGACGTCACTGCTTACAAGAATGGCATGGTGGAGCTGTGGTACGAGGTGAAGAGAAATTAA